A genomic stretch from Helianthus annuus cultivar XRQ/B chromosome 1, HanXRQr2.0-SUNRISE, whole genome shotgun sequence includes:
- the LOC110945167 gene encoding E3 ubiquitin protein ligase DRIP2, with protein sequence MSNQVVEVRRDELAACMTCPICNKLFRDATTIPECLHTFCRRCIRKKLTDEELECCPICKIDLGCVPLEKLRADHNLQDVRAKIFPYKRRRVKAPEAAASVTLPLRRKERSLSSLVVSTPRVSTQTTLTGKRSKVTSRKKSRGSSFSVEKRPKKEDDSMEDCQESSSSPETSNRVKHNSKQNSSTDEEKENGKPWEEKVDWKPLNDLVEAANRSKSSKHTAQGSVVKSEPSYTVKVDKNVPKFKGKDPLQRSKVQDDSHEVDDAAESVKPKKLRRKRKKKDGGLGDSGVGTAQSMVVAGGSNGGREKRTYPIWFQLVPFEEQEGEPLRQIEGRYVKLNDGNVPISIIQKLVMNKLQLPSEHEVELRCMGQPVGPTLQLRNLMEQWLQAHPDTITANVGSSAHEFVMEISYAKKAPPPVVPAPQTP encoded by the exons ATGAGTAATCAGGTGGTGGAAGTACGGAGAGATGAGCTGGCGGCATGCATGACTTGCCCTATTTGTAATAAGTTGTTTAGAGATGCTACTACTATCCCTGAATGTCTTCATACAT TCTGCAGGAGATGTATTCGTAAGAAGCTCACAGATGAAGAACTTGAATGTTGTCCAATATGCAAGATTGATCTTGGATGTGTACCTTTGGAGAAACTGAG AGCGGACCATAATTTACAAGATGTGAGGGCCAAAATTTTCCCATACAAACGGAGAAGAGTGAAGGCCCCTGAAGCAGCAGCTTCAGTTACACTACCATTAAGACGTAAAGAGAGATCTCTTTCATCACTCGTAGTCAGCACTCCAAGAGTGTCAACGCAAACCACATTGACCGGAAAAAGGTCAAAAGTCACCTCAAGGAAGAAATCACGCGGGTCAAGTTTCTCTGTTGAGAAACGCCCCAAGAAAGAAGATGATTCCATGGAAGATTGTCAAGAAAGTTCCAGTTCACCCGAGACTTCAAACAGGGTTAAACACAACTCGAAGCAG AATTCTTCAAccgatgaagaaaaagaaaacgGTAAACCATGGGAAGAAAAAGTCGACTGGAAACCGTTGAACGATCTTGTCGAAGCAGCAAACCGGAGTAAATCGTCAAAACATACTGCTCAGGGATCCGTTGTCAAATCAGAACCATCGTATACCGTCAAGGTTGATAAAAATGTGCCCAAATTCAAAGGAAAGGACCCGTTACAGAGATCTAAAGTTCAAGATGATAGCCATGAGGTTGATGATGCTGCTGAATCGGTAAAACCTAAAAAGTTAAGAAGAAAACGCAAAAAGAAAGATGGTGGGTTGGGGGATTCGGGTGTTGGTACCGCTCAAAGTATGGTGGTCGCTGGCGGCAGTAATGGCGGCAGGGAGAAAAGAACATATCCTATCTGGTTCCAGCTGGTGCCATTTGAAGAACA GGAAGGGGAACCTTTGCGCCAGATAGAAGGACGTTATGTTAAATTAAA TGATGGAAATGTACCCATTTCAATAATCCAAAAGCTGGTGATGAACAAACTGCAACTTCCAAGCGAACATGAG GTTGAACTTAGATGCATGGGTCAGCCGGTGGGTCCCACCTTGCAGCTACGTAATCTGATGGAGCAATGGCTGCAGGCTCACCCAGACACAATAACGGCAAATGTCGGTTCATCTGCACATGAATTTGTCATGGAAATATCATATGCCAAGAAGGCTCCGCCACCTGTCGTCCCGGCCCCACAAACTCCGTGA
- the LOC110935710 gene encoding pollen allergen Sal k 5.0101, with product MANYAAVLALFCTILSIVGPATCRATTATSPNNSSPPSAPLTASESFVIKGKVYCDPCRIQFPTKISYPVPNTKVVLRCRQRESGTETTKVEGKSDAKGMYSITATGDHEEEICDVRITESPDSKCPEVMDDESIARVSLTDKNGVRGKTRVVNPIGFMVKEIDPRCKEILAEIGIMGI from the coding sequence ATGGCGAATTACGCCGCGGTATTAGCCCTCTTTTGCACCATTCTATCCATCGTTGGTCCGGCCACTTGTCGCGCCACAACCGCCACCTCACCCAACAACTCATCCCCCCCTTCCGCCCCCTTAACCGCCTCCGAATCATTTGTGATTAAAGGCAAAGTTTATTGCGATCCGTGTCGAATCCAATTCCCTACCAAAATCAGCTACCCCGTCCCCAACACAAAAGTTGTCCTGCGTTGCCGTCAACGCGAATCAGGAACTGAAACGACGAAGGTCGAGGGAAAGAGTGACGCTAAAGGCATGTATAGCATCACTGCGACGGGTGATCATGAGGAGGAGATTTGTGATGTGAGGATTACTGAGAGTCCTGATAGTAAGTGTCCTGAGGTTATGGATGATGAGAGCATTGCTCGGGTCTCGTTGACCGATAAAAATGGCGTTCGGGGGAAGACTCGAGTGGTGAATCCGATTGGGTTTATGGTTAAAGAGATTGATCCGCGCTGCAAAGAGATTCTTGCGGAGATTGGTATTATGGGTATTTAA